TTGGCTGCTGTTCTCCCAAACAGCTGCCTCGGGAAAGGGCTCTCTCCGGGATCAAGCAGCAGAGTCTGCATGCGGGGTCTGATCATCCCTGGGTCCCCactccagttcccactgaaacCTTTGCAGATGACCCCCTCTTGTGGAAGCATCAGGAAACACATTGGAGGGAGGGACTCATCAGCTGGTGCCAGAGAGCTGCTGTCCAAAATGCAATGAGGCGAGTTGCCCTGCACCCCTCACCTGgctgtgctgcacagacacatggtgagagagacagTTCCCACCCTGAGCAGCTTATGAGCTAGCTTCGTGCCGCTGATCCCCAGAAGAAATCCCAGCTCCATCCCTGGGCTCGTCGCATCAGCTTGTGCAGCGCTTTGGGTTTGCACTATGGCAGCGAGCAGCCAGGCAGCGTGTGGTGTCACGTCCATAACCACACGACAATGCCCACTGCTCACCAGCCAGGATGAGCACAGCTGCGCCTGACCCTGAGCTCGCCAGCGCTCGCACCTGCAAGGGCTCCCCAGGGGCGTCCAAGGAATTCACCCTTTGGAGCAGAAAACCTGGAGAAGACCGGCTAAGATGCTGCAGCCATGGAAGGAGCCATGTGGGcccggggcagagccaggggaccTGCTCTAAGCTGGCTTTGGGTTTTGGTCTGGGTTTTGCAATCTCCATTTAGCACCGGTGGAAGGTGCAAGCTCAGCAGGCCTGGAGCCCAGAAGGCTAATTCCTGCTTGCCTTGTGCCCACTCTGGAGCCAACGGCAAGTACCTGCAAAGCATCCCCAAAGCTCCCCTGGCACACAGCATACCTCTAGCTTAgaagggggtcgggggggggggcgtgctgAGCCAGTATAGCCCATGAGAGTCCCCAGCCCCACATGGCATGTgaaggcaggagggggcatggCCAGTGTGTTCCTCTGCCCCAAATATCTCCTCGGGTGGGGATGGGCATGGCAGAGCCTCAAAGGCAAAGGGCATTTCAGTGCCCAGTTCCCACTTGCAGCTTTGACCAGCTCCCTCTGGTAGTGCAGTGGCCCAAGGTAGAGCAGTCCTCGCCGCTGCTCTATCCTGCACCAGGGACCGAACCAGCTGAGGAGGAGCACGCTCCTGCCTTACAGTCCCTGCACCAGGCTGAGCGCTGGGACAGAGAGGGATCCCGGCAAGTCCCAGTCCAGCTGTGCTGCCCtcagcccccactgccctgcaaTGGCTTGGACCCTGCAGCCCAGGAAGGGAACCTGCTCTGTCACCTGGCCAGGAGTGTGCAACAGAACTAAGCCCAGCTTGGCACTAAGCCCAGCGGGCCAGTGCTCTGTAAAAGTCACTAGACAACTTGGGGGAGAGAAAGATCGCGATGAAACCAGCAATGCAAGCAATGCTCTCTGCCCCTTGCACTGGAAATCTGTCACCGTCCTTCTGCAGCCCCAGTCCCTGCTGCATCCAAGTGCCGAGGCAGAGATGAACAAACTCTGGCACAGAGCTGATAGGGCTGTTTCCATCCCCACAGAGGGTGGTTCTGATTTCCCTACACCCAGGGGACAGTTCACAGTCACAATGCTGCTGGCGGTGAACAAGCTTTGAGCCCCTGGACACAAGTCATGTGCATCCCTGCACTGTGCATGCAGCCCGCGGCACGCAGGAACATACCTGAGTCCATGACGACGTTCAAGGGAGAATCGTAGGTCTGCAGGAACTGTGCAGGGCTCAGGAGCTCCCGGCACTCCAGGAGGTGGCAGATGGTGTCCTGGGAAATAATTAAGTTGGGGACCTTCTCCAGAACGGCATCGGGGAGGTTTGGGGAGCTCTGGAAatcagaagagaaaagaaagccCTCAGCCACTCAATGCCAGAGGAAAATTGCACCTCCTGCAGCCATCGGGAGAACTCGACTGACCCTTCCGATGCCCACCAAGCATGCCCACCTGCTGCGAGCTGGGCCACTCCTGCTGTAGACGATGGAACTGAAGGTGGCTGGACAGGTCAGCAAGGGCCTATAATTCCAAAGGCAGCAACATCCTGTGTGTGGGGGCATCCCAAAGATTTGGCTAGAGATGGGGCGCGGCAGACCCCGGCAAGCTGCCCACCCGCATTAGGGGGGGCTAGCGTGCCTCCTGGCCCTTACCTTGGGGTATTTCAGCAGGTGCATCCCCAGTTTCAGGAGCATCGCCAGGCACTCGCCAATGATGGTCTCAACTGGCTCCTCGCGCAAGGTGTTGTAGCCCAGGTGCCTGCTGGGCACGTCCAGCACCTTGTAGCTCCACTGCTGGAAGAGCCGGGAGGGAATGTTGTGGGACAGCACCAGGATCTTGGGCTCCAGAACGAGGGCCCTGGGACGGGACAGGGTAGTGGATCAGTTCCCTCTCACAGCAAGAGAGGGGTCTGTCACCCCCTGGGGTTAGCAGGAGGGTCACTACCTGCCTACTGAGGCCTTGTTACATGCAAAGATGGTGCCACGCTAGCCTGGCATTGCTAAAACAGTGCCATCCCCTGGTGTGGACACAGCTAGGCTGGTAAGAAGGTGCTCACACCAGTACGTCTGTTCCCCTCCATTTAGACTGTGCTTGGCTTTCACCCAAAGATGATGTTGTTTCAACAAAAAgttgcctttttgttttttaactttttgtcTAAATTTTCCACAGCTACAAAAGcattttccacccagctctaaagCAAACACCTGGCGGCGGGTAGGAACACCTCTTCTACCCCTTTTCACCTGCAGGGGGAGTCAGAGAGCTCAATACGCCAATTAACCTGGCGGCGGGTTGGCGCAGACCCTCCAAAATCCCCTTTCCCCTATCAAGGGTGCCAGCCAGCATCTGAGCCGTGGCACTCCCATCTTCCCCTCGGCTGGACACTGGTAGCCTCTGCCCGGAGCCATGCTTCCCACCAGGGTGCACCGTGTCCACAGAGCTATGGCTGCAGCTCCCTCTCCTGGTTGTACCTGGTAAAGATGtgcagagattcatagattcccaggccaaaTGGGACCATGGTGatgatctagcctgacctcctgtataacacaggccagagaaatgCCCTCCCGCCTCACtcaaattcctagagcagatcttacaggaaaacatccactcttgatctGAAAACTTgccagtgagggagaatccaccacggccctttggtaaattgtcccaGGGATTAATTACTCTCCCTGTTAAAAACGGATTccttattcccagtctgaatttgcctagcttcaattTCTAGCCTCTGGCTCTTGTTCTATTGGATTAGTCGGCTGCTGCCTCCCAGCCAATCGCAGGTTCGATCCCCGCACACAGCCCAGCCGCCACCTTCTTCGGTCATGTGCACTCTGGGGTTTGGTGAAAGACGCTGAACTGTGGCAGCTGAAAACCCTCCAGCTACTGGCTGGCCAGCCCTCACCTGTGCTGCTGGGGCTGCATGTCTCGCAGGTCCCTCAGGACGGAGTAAAGCACCTCGCTGGAGGCCTGAAAGAAGAGCAACCTCGTTAGCTGTGCAAACCCCCTGATCACGTCTTGACAGACGCCCAGGGCTGCACCCCGGGTGATGGGATGGAGCATCTGAGCACGCTGGCAAGGATGTGTGGACCCGACTGGTGCAAGTGTGAGAGGGCACAATTGAATCTGCCCACGCTGCTAGCCCAGCTTGGCCAGAACATGCCAGCTGCAGCTGCCCGGACTGGGGGCAGGAGGAATTCAGGGCAATGCAGCACAGTGAGCTGCTAAAAGGGGGGGTGGGCATGGGGCGCTCAAATTCTGGCCTGGGGGAGTCAGCCCTGCGGTTCTTACATGTGGGGTGGTGAGCTAGGTTTGAGGCCCTTCGATTGTGGGGTTAGGGAGCAAGGCTGGGGGATGGGCCCTCATATTGTTGGGTTGCAGGGGGAGATAGACCCTTAGATTCTGGTGTTGGGGGTGAAGCCTGGGATGGGGAATGGGTCCTTTGATTAAGGGACTGGAGGGGATGAAGGGCGAGGCCGGGATGGGGGATGGGCCCTTTGATCCTGGGGCTGGGAAAGATGGGGGTCTGGAGCAGGACAAGAGCAGTGGTTTTCCAGTGAAGTTTGGGGGGTTCTAGCTCTCGCTTCCCACCCTCCACAGCTGTTCTCTGTCCTGTTGCTACACTCCGCCTCAGCCAGGCTGATTGCAGGGTGactggttgggagggagggagggagggagggggagacgggGTGCTGGGTGTTTCACGTAGGgtggcatggggggaggggggaaggaacagggctggggagcagagctcgGTGCAGCCTGCGAAGGGCAATCCCAAGCCGTCTCGCAACCCCTCGGGGGCTCTCCCGGTTTCCCATCCCTTTCTTTGACGTTCCCATGCATTTGCAGGCTGGCTGGCCCCACACCCTCCGTTCCCCGTACCTCTAGGGTGTGCACCAGATAGGTGGGGTAGAGCAGCAGGAGGCCCGTGACCCCCTCGCCCTGGTAGTAGcgctgcagactcaggaagaggcGGTGCCAGTACCCTACGGAGAATCCAGAGCGCACACAGCGTTTGCTGGCTGATGCCCCCCACGCCCCAGGCTAGTGCAGCCAGCCCCGGgctcctgcagctgcctccttctcCAGGCTGCAAGATCCCTCCTGCCCTTGCCCCCCGCCCAGTGCACTGTAAAGGGGAAGGGACCCCTGTGCGGCAcagccccagggccctgccctgctcagagCACCCCTGGCATAGCAGCCTCCAGCAGCCAGAATGGGAACTCTTGAGCGGCCTGGGGCTGGTTGCAAACCAGCATCATGCATGTTGACATCTCCGT
The window above is part of the Natator depressus isolate rNatDep1 chromosome 14, rNatDep2.hap1, whole genome shotgun sequence genome. Proteins encoded here:
- the LOC141998338 gene encoding testis-expressed protein 47-like isoform X3; this translates as MAGREKAGQTKLKESPQERVRRNLLQHMLSRRALRAKEDTKLLLHRLVFLAKISPELADKQDLAGYWHRLFLSLQRYYQGEGVTGLLLLYPTYLVHTLEASSEVLYSVLRDLRDMQPQQHRALVLEPKILVLSHNIPSRLFQQWSYKVLDVPSRHLGYNTLREEPVETIIGECLAMLLKLGMHLLKYPKSSPNLPDAVLEKVPNLIISQDTICHLLECRELLSPAQFLQTYDSPLNVVMDSGHVFGSENPYAV
- the LOC141998338 gene encoding testis-expressed protein 47-like isoform X2, producing MASRPKRAPSIQSEPEEFAFKARLSVYGLAQEQQKAIRKKLLLHRLVFLAKISPELADKQDLAGYWHRLFLSLQRYYQGEGVTGLLLLYPTYLVHTLEASSEVLYSVLRDLRDMQPQQHRALVLEPKILVLSHNIPSRLFQQWSYKVLDVPSRHLGYNTLREEPVETIIGECLAMLLKLGMHLLKYPKSSPNLPDAVLEKVPNLIISQDTICHLLECRELLSPAQFLQTYDSPLNVVMDSGHVFGSENPYAVACVATAREGEAGCRELTNGKELGPMDVWGTAEIGGL
- the LOC141998338 gene encoding testis-expressed protein 47-like isoform X1, translated to MAGREKAGQTKLKESPQERVRRNLLQHMLSRRALRAKEDTKLLLHRLVFLAKISPELADKQDLAGYWHRLFLSLQRYYQGEGVTGLLLLYPTYLVHTLEASSEVLYSVLRDLRDMQPQQHRALVLEPKILVLSHNIPSRLFQQWSYKVLDVPSRHLGYNTLREEPVETIIGECLAMLLKLGMHLLKYPKSSPNLPDAVLEKVPNLIISQDTICHLLECRELLSPAQFLQTYDSPLNVVMDSGHVFGSENPYAVACVATAREGEAGCRELTNGKELGPMDVWGTAEIGGL